A genome region from Calliopsis andreniformis isolate RMS-2024a chromosome 2, iyCalAndr_principal, whole genome shotgun sequence includes the following:
- the LOC143186039 gene encoding glutaminyl-peptide cyclotransferase isoform X1: MRFPRDVTMFVLLKIFLIFIGPFIIDVNALSQTFFKNAKYHHTPLILSKSQMRGLSDLTNVDHMNEVLDNICVVRIVGTPEHTSVKNYIKKSMQELNWTVESDVFEERTPNFGILQFENIIAKLNPNAKRYLALACHYDSKYTRERNFVGATDSAVPCAQMINLAKVMKDHLDSIRNNEVSLMLIFFDGEEAFREWNAKDSIYGARHLAKVWNNNYTVYEQGENISELDKLDILILLDLLGAPDPTFYNYFSNTEKWYSLLMAIENKLSSLKKFESYSYGQPAQRYFQPYSMEAGIEDDHIPFLRRDTPILHIIPYPFPTVWHKPSDNRNNIDLKTTENINKILRIFVASYLHINV, translated from the exons ATGCGTTTCCCACGAGACGTGACGATGTTTGtccttttaaaaatttttctgATTTTTATCGGGCCTTTTATAATTGACGTAAATGCATTGTCGCAAACATtctttaaaaatgcaaaa TATCATCACACGCCACTTATACTGTCGAAAAGTCAAATGCGCGGGTTGTCAGATCTGACAAACGTCGATCATATGAACGAAGTTTTAGATAACATATGTGTGGTGAGAATCGTCGGCACACCAGAGCATACGAGTGTAAAAAAT TACAtcaagaagtcaatgcaagagctCAATTGGACAGTTGAGTCTGATGTTTTCGAAGAGCGTACTCCAAACTTTGGTATCTTACAGTTTGAAAATATAATTGCAAAGTTAAATCCTAATGCTAAAAGGTACTTGGCATTAGCTTGCCATTATGATTCAAAGTATACCAGGGAAAGGAATTTTGTTGGAGCTACGGATAGTGCTGTACCGTGTGCTCAAATGATTAATTTAGCTAAAGTTATGAAGGATCATTTAGATTCTATAAGAAAT AATGAAGTTAGTTTAATGCTTATATTCTTTGATGGAGAAGAAGCTTTTAGAGAATGGAATGCAAAAGACTCTATCTATGGAGCAAGACATTTAGCCAAAGtttggaataataattatactgttTATGAACAGGGAGAAAATATTTCTGAATTGGATAAACTT GATATACTGATTCTCCTAGACTTGTTAGGTGCACCAGATCCAACTTTTTATAACTATTTTAGTAATACAGAGAAATGGTACTCCTTATTGATGGCTATTGAAAATAAATTGTCTTCCTTAAAGAAATTTGAATCGTATTCTTATGGACAGCCTGCACAAAGATATTTTCAACCTTATTCCATGGAAGCTGGGATAGAGGATGATCACATTCCATTTTTACGAAGAG ATACTCCTATATTGCATATAATACCATATCCTTTTCCAACAGTGTGGCATAAACCAAGTGATAATCGCAATAATATTGACTTAAAGACTacagaaaatattaataaaattttaaggATTTTTGTAGCCTCATATTTGCATATTAACGTTTAA
- the LOC143186039 gene encoding glutaminyl-peptide cyclotransferase isoform X2, which produces MRGLSDLTNVDHMNEVLDNICVVRIVGTPEHTSVKNYIKKSMQELNWTVESDVFEERTPNFGILQFENIIAKLNPNAKRYLALACHYDSKYTRERNFVGATDSAVPCAQMINLAKVMKDHLDSIRNNEVSLMLIFFDGEEAFREWNAKDSIYGARHLAKVWNNNYTVYEQGENISELDKLDILILLDLLGAPDPTFYNYFSNTEKWYSLLMAIENKLSSLKKFESYSYGQPAQRYFQPYSMEAGIEDDHIPFLRRDTPILHIIPYPFPTVWHKPSDNRNNIDLKTTENINKILRIFVASYLHINV; this is translated from the exons ATGCGCGGGTTGTCAGATCTGACAAACGTCGATCATATGAACGAAGTTTTAGATAACATATGTGTGGTGAGAATCGTCGGCACACCAGAGCATACGAGTGTAAAAAAT TACAtcaagaagtcaatgcaagagctCAATTGGACAGTTGAGTCTGATGTTTTCGAAGAGCGTACTCCAAACTTTGGTATCTTACAGTTTGAAAATATAATTGCAAAGTTAAATCCTAATGCTAAAAGGTACTTGGCATTAGCTTGCCATTATGATTCAAAGTATACCAGGGAAAGGAATTTTGTTGGAGCTACGGATAGTGCTGTACCGTGTGCTCAAATGATTAATTTAGCTAAAGTTATGAAGGATCATTTAGATTCTATAAGAAAT AATGAAGTTAGTTTAATGCTTATATTCTTTGATGGAGAAGAAGCTTTTAGAGAATGGAATGCAAAAGACTCTATCTATGGAGCAAGACATTTAGCCAAAGtttggaataataattatactgttTATGAACAGGGAGAAAATATTTCTGAATTGGATAAACTT GATATACTGATTCTCCTAGACTTGTTAGGTGCACCAGATCCAACTTTTTATAACTATTTTAGTAATACAGAGAAATGGTACTCCTTATTGATGGCTATTGAAAATAAATTGTCTTCCTTAAAGAAATTTGAATCGTATTCTTATGGACAGCCTGCACAAAGATATTTTCAACCTTATTCCATGGAAGCTGGGATAGAGGATGATCACATTCCATTTTTACGAAGAG ATACTCCTATATTGCATATAATACCATATCCTTTTCCAACAGTGTGGCATAAACCAAGTGATAATCGCAATAATATTGACTTAAAGACTacagaaaatattaataaaattttaaggATTTTTGTAGCCTCATATTTGCATATTAACGTTTAA